The Danio aesculapii chromosome 8, fDanAes4.1, whole genome shotgun sequence genome window below encodes:
- the kiaa2013 gene encoding uncharacterized protein KIAA2013 homolog, whose amino-acid sequence MFNPPKSFWSKRQIMWLQQRLKGLPGLLSSSWARRVLVGLLVFLIFYWYLSSDGLLKLFSMSREPGGAAGVCLQTDLHRWVSMADRGDGVVHTPQTKESGPFVVGNGHFLVDVDSNKLWVASSTQPGSAPVHQTDFSPIARLQVPGTRSEAQAMMLWYRKGSVLSSRCFQTAKSQSSRDCIIIREEFIAHRSRHNVYLQRILISNPTDHIVSVDMSLESLSFRSKMEKMDDKEFVVSSGRVLTEKKDTVLVVVATNRISNKIQVPSKSEYSANLVSVIHTSEPTEGGKLDDTLDKLRDRVRKEMADVLRVDVEELMQEHQQAWVDLFISGVEIRKITDAHTPSSRTVNNTLYYILSTSTAPLLDQSLTSEDHEHLESSLNYADHCFSGHATMHAENLWPERLTNVAQILQLVNLWNLTLQKRGCKVLVAAGTHGMMQGMVLSFGGLQFTENHLQFQADPDVLHNSYSLRGIHYNKDLINLAVLQDVEGKPFLHVSVKPQEKPVKLYACEAGCMNEPVELTSELRGHTFPVMVTQPITPLLYISTDLTHLQDLRHTMHVKAILAHEDHMAKQYPGLPFLFWFSVASLITLFHLFLFKLIYNEYCGPGAKPLFRSKDDASV is encoded by the exons atgtttaatccaccaaAGAGCTTTTGGAGCAAAAGGCAGATCATGTGGCTTCAGCAGAGATTAAAGGGGCTGCCCGGTTTGCTCTCCAGCAGCTGGGCTCGCCGTGTTTTGGTTGGATTACTGGTTTTCCTCATTTTCTACTGGTACCTAAGTTCAGATGGCCTGCTGAAGTTGTTCAGCATGTCCAGGGAGCCCGGGGGGGCTGCGGGGGTGTGTTTGCAGACTGATCTTCACAGGTGGGTGTCTATGGCGGACAGAGGGGATGGAGTAGTTCACACCCCCCAAACCAAAGAATCTGGACCATTTGTGGTCGGCAATGGACATTTTCTAGTGGATGTGGATTCTAATAAACTTTGGGTAGCTTCATCTACTCAGCCTGGATCTGCACCGGTTCACCAAACAGACTTCAGCCCAATTGCGCGGTTGCAGGTACCAGGAACGCGCTCCGAAGCGCAAGCTATGATGCTGTGGTACAGAAAAGGCTCGGTTCTTTCCTCTCGGTGCTTCCAGACAGCCAAATCTCAGTCTTCTCGTGACTGCATTATCATACGAGAGGAGTTCATTGCGCACCGCAGCCGACACAATGTTTATCTCCAGAGGATCCTCATTTCAAACCCTACAGATCACATTGTTTCCGTTGACATGTCTTTGGAGTCTCTTTCATTTAGGAGCAAAATGGAGAAGATGGATGATAAAGAGTTTGTGGTGTCCTCCGGAAGGGTGCTCACAGAAAAGAAGGACACCGTGTTGGTGGTGGTGGCCACAAATAGAATAAGCAACAAGATTCAGGTTCCTTCTAAATCTGAGTACTCTGCAAACCTGGTGAGTGTGATTCACACTTCAGAGCCCACTGAGGGCGGGAAGCTGGACGACACCTTGGACAAGCTCAGAGACAGAGTCCGAAAAGAAATGGCGGATGTCCTCCGGGTTGATGTGGAAGAATTAATGCAGGAGCATCAGCAAGCCTGGGTGGATCTCTTCATATCTG gTGTGGAAATTCGAAAGATCACAGATGCCCACACTCCGTCCAGTCGAACAGTCAACAACACCCTATACTACATTCTGTCAACCTCCACAGCGCCTCTACTGGATCAAAGCCTCACCTCAGAAGACCACGAGCACCTGGAGTCCAGTCTGAATTACGCTGACCACTGCTTCAGCGGCCACGCCACCATGCATGCCGAGAACCTCTGGCCAGAGCGGCTAACAAACGTAGCACAGATCCTTCAGCTCGTGAATCTCTGGAACTTAACCCTACAAAAAAGAGGATGCAAAGTGCTGGTGGCTGCAGGAACTCACGGCATGATGCAAGGCATGGTCCTTAGCTTCGGAGGTCTCCAGTTCACCGAAAACCACCTTCAGTTCCAGGCTGATCCAGATGTTCTTCACAACAGCTACTCTCTGAGGGGAATCCATTACAATAAAGATCTTATCAACCTAGCTGTGCTGCAAGATGTCGAAGGAAAGCCGTTCCTGCATGTTTCCGTCAAGCCTCAGGAGAAACCGGTCAAGCTATACGCCTGCGAGGCTGGTTGCATGAACGAACCCGTGGAGCTGACCTCAGAACTGAGAGGACACACATTTCCGGTAATGGTCACCCAGCCTATCACGCCTCTACTCTACATCTCCACTGATCTCACTCACCTTCAAGACCTGAGACACACGATGCACGTCAAGGCCATCTTGGCTCACGAGGACCACATGGCCAAACAGTACCCCGGCCTGCCTTTCCTCTTCTGGTTCAGTGTGGCATCCCTCATTACGCTCTTCCACCTCTTCCTCTTCAAACTCATCTACAACGAGTACTGTGGACCCGGAGCCAAACCGCTCTTCAGGAGTAAG GATGATGCTTCTGTCTGA
- the LOC130234008 gene encoding LOW QUALITY PROTEIN: MAP/microtubule affinity-regulating kinase 4-like (The sequence of the model RefSeq protein was modified relative to this genomic sequence to represent the inferred CDS: inserted 2 bases in 1 codon), with the protein MVLLCAELFLVDCDIXNIQFTVDNDSLDFGKKSKTMGRVRKKVKQFCNWAFSRKSGKTQQKQSTNESDLEPQRCSDDEAGPSNAAFISYIYTGADVLPSPAPHKPEKKLKRFWKWFSRKCKKMTTRAQQSQLSSPQTQRSPDGEAACVSPRTVHDERVNRRVSTQTPVKTPSTQTEQHDDTECWNFSVSSLTTAGNSESDRASVHSRHSCASSPGTPDISESDRASVHSWHSCASSLGTPDVSESDRASVFSWHSCASSPGTPDISESDRASVHSRHSCASSLTADNHNDEENASSEDSSVSEESTSSSSDSVFWKTEENTPLSLDGKTGHIYKKYKTCHLIGNGTFGEVYSGTRVSDFRKVAIKYVKTKKSSKRIKIAPSDKTVPQEVGLMILMSRGPNVPQVIQLLDWYETQNYYVLVLERPKSCVDLHQFISWHGNKISEAKARVVMHQVVTAANACCERGVYHSDIKLENLLINPHTFQIKLIDFGAGRLMSDFGYTTFCGTRAYAPPEFFKCGRFHAKPATVYSIGVLLFIILCGRLPLKELHKIVKRTWEPDDLSKEAIDLICSCLQSKPAKRIPLEKILLQNWFQVLILKPNNKRND; encoded by the exons ATGGTGCTGCTCTGCGCTGAGCT ttttttagttGATTGTGATAT AAATATTCAGTTCACAGTTGATAACGATTCTCTCGATTTTGGAAAGAAATCTAAAACAATGGGAAGAGTTAGAAAGAAAGTAAAACAGTTCTGTAACTGGGCCTTTTCTCGGAAATCCGGGAAAACCCAGCAGAAGCAGAGCACAAACGAGAGCGACCTCGAGCCCCAGAGATGTTCTGATGATGAAGCCGGACCAAGCAACGCCGCGTTCATCTCTTACATTTATACTGGAGCTGATGTTTTACCAAGCCCAGCACCACACAAACCAGAGAAGAAACTAAAGAGGTTCTGGAAATGGTTTTCTCGGAAATGCAAGAAAATGACAACCAGAGCCCAACAGAGCCAGCTGAGCAGCCCACAGACTCAGAGATCCCCTGATGGTGAAGCTGCGTGTGTGTCGCCGAGGACAGTTCATGACGAGCGGGTCAACAGGCGCGTGTCTACACAGACCCCTGTGAAGACCCCGTCAACACAAACTGAACAGCACGACGACACTGAATGCTGGAACTTTTCTGTGTCTTCTCTAACCACTGCGGGAAACAGCGAATCTGACCGCGCTTCAGTGCATAGTAGGCACTCTTGCGCGTCTTCGCCTGGCACCCCGGATATCAGCGAATCTGACCGCGCTTCAGTGCACAGCTGGCACTCTTGTGCGTCTTCGCTTGGCACCCCGGATGTTAGCGAATCTGACCGCGCTTCAGTGTTTAGTTGGCACTCTTGCGCGTCTTCGCCTGGCACCCCGGATATCAGCGAATCTGACCGCGCTTCAGTGCACAGTAGGCACTCATGTGCGTCTTCGCTGACCGCTGACAACCACAACGATGAGGAAAACGCTTCCAGCGAGGACTCCAGTGTGTCCGAGGAAAGCACCTCTTCCTCATCGGATAGCGTTTTTTGGAAGACAGAAGAGAACACCCCATTGAGTTTGGATGGAAAGACAG GTCACATCTATAAGAAATACAAAACCTGTCATCTAATAGGCAATGGAACGTTTGGAGAGGTCTACAGTGGGACTCGTGTATCGGATTTCCGAAAG GTGGCAATCAAATATGTGAAGACGAAAAAATCATCGAAAAGGATCAAGATT GCACCATCTGACAAGACTGTTCCACAAGAGGTCGGTTTGATGATTTTGATGAGCAGAGGGCCTAACGTTCCTCAAGTAATACAGCTGCTGGACTGGTATGAGACACAAAACTACTACGTACTGGTGCTAGAGCGTCCCAAATCATGTGTGGACCTGCACCAGTTTATATCGTGGCATGGGAACAAAATCAGCGAAGCGAAAGCACGAGTGGTGATGCACCAGGTGGTCACTGCTGCCAACGCATGCTGTGAAAGGGGCGTCTACCACAGCGACATCAAGCTGGAGAACCTGCTCATCAACCCCCACACCTTTCAAATCAAACTCATAGACTTTGGTGCTGGAAGACTAATGAGCGACTTTGGGTACACAACATTCTGTG GCACAAGAGCTTATGCTCCTCCGGAGTTTTTCAAGTGTGGAAGGTTCCACGCCAAGCCTGCAACAGTGTATTCTATAGGTGTGCTGTTGTTCATCATCCTGTGTGGACGTTTGCCTCTAAAAGAGCTCCACAAGATCGTCAAAAGAACCTGGGAGCCTGACGACCTATCCAAAG AAGCCATAGATCTGATCTGCTCGTGTCTGCAAAGTAAGCCAGCCAAGCGGATTCCTCTTGAAAAGATCCTCCTGCAGAACTGGTTCCAGGTCTTGATCCTGAAGCCAAACAACAAAAGGAACGATTAA